One Streptomyces sp. 840.1 genomic window, CTGGATCGGCACGATGTGGAAGGGCTCACTGTCCTTCGAGACACCGATGCTCTGGGCCGTCGGCTTCCTGATCACCTTCGCCTTCGGTGGTCTGACCGGCGTCATCCTCGCCTCGCCCCCGATGGACTTCCACGTCTCGGACTCGTACTTCGTGGTGGCGCACTTCCACTACGTGGTGTTCGGCACCGTCGTCTTCGCGATGTTCTCCGGATTCCACTTCTGGTGGCCGAAGTTCACCGGCAAGATGCTGGACGAGCGGCTCGGCAAGATCACCTTCTGGACGCTGTTCGTGGGCTTCCACGGCACGTTCCTGGTACAGCACTGGCTGGGCGCCGAGGGCATGCCGCGCCGCTACGCGGACTACCTCGCGGCGGACGGCTTCACCGCCCTGAACACGATCTCCACGATCTGTTCGTTCCTGCTCGGCCTGTCGATCCTGCCGTTCTTCTACAACGTCTGGAAGACGGCCAAGTACGGCAAGAAGATCGAGGTCGACGACCCGTGGGGTTACGGCCGTTCGCTGGAGTGGGCGACCTCCTGCCCGCCGCCCCGGCACAACTTCATCACCCTGCCGCGGATCCGTTCCGAATCCCCGGCGTTCGACCTGCACCACCCGGAAATCACGGCGCTGGAGCAGCTGGAGCACCACTCCGAGGGTGACAAGGCCCTCGCCGGCGGCAAGGAGGCTGGCAAGTGAAGATCCAGGGCAAGCTGTTCATCTGGCTATCGGTCTTCATCCTCGCCATGGCCGTCACGTACGGCGTGTGGTCCAAGGAGCCGGCGGGTACGACCGCGCTCGTCCTGGCCTTCGGCCTGAGCATCATGATCGGCTTCTACCTGGCCTTCACGGCCCGGCGGGTCGACGCGCTTGCGCAGGACAACAAGGAAGCCGACGTGGCGGACGAGGCCGGCGACGTGGGGTTCTTCTCCCCGCACAGCTGGCAGCCGCTCTCGCTGGCGGTCGGCGGCGCACTCGCCTTCATGGGAGTCATCTTCGGCTGGTGGCTGCTCTACTTCTCGCTCCCGGTGATCCTGGTCGGCCTGTTCGGCTGGGTCTTCGAGTACTACCGGGGCGAGAACCGCACCCAGTGACACCGCTCCACCCGTGAAACCGCTCCACCTGACGGGGGGCCCGCACTTCCACGAGAAGTGCGGGCCCCCCGTTTGCAGTCACCCCGCGCGCTGAAACGGATGAATCTTCTTAGCGTGGGTTCATGAACCACACGCCGCGCATCCGTCCCGTAGTGAGCTGCACTCTGCTGGTCGTGACCCTGGTCGCAGGGATGACCGCCTGTGGGGCGTCCGACAGTCATCCGCTCGCGGCGAAGCCGTACGACGCGGCGGATGAGATCTCCTCCAACACGCCCGACGGCGGCGAGAAGGTCGACCCGGACAAGCCCCTCGAAGTCAGCGTGGACGGTGACGACGGCCGGATCACCGACGTGACGGCCGTGGACGCCGAAGGACGCCATCTGGCGGGCGAGCTCGACGCCGACGGGCACCGCTGGCACTCCACCGCCCCGCTCGCCGCAGGCACCCGGTACACCGTCAAGGTCAGCATGGAGGACGACGACGGCGCCCCAGGCAGCCGCACGCTGTCTTTCGGGACCGCGGCGGCCAAGAGGTTCCTGAAGGTCACCTTCGGCCCTCAGGCGGGCACCTACGGCGTCGGACAGCCCATTACGGCGCAACTCAGCGCCCCGATCGCCGACAAGGCCTCCCGCGCCACCGTGGAACGCGCGCTGACCGTGCGCTCCACCCCCGCCGTGACCGGCTCCTGGTACTGGGTGGACGACAAGACGCTGCACTACCGGCCGAAGGAGTACTGGCCGGCCAAGGCCTCCATCGAGGTCAGCAGCGGCCTGACCGGCATCAAGGTGGCCAACGCGCTGTACGGGGCACCCACGAAAGCGTTGAAGATCACCACCGGCGACCGCATCGAGGCCGTCACCGACGCCTCGGAGCACTCCATGACGGTCAAGCGCAACGGCGAAGTGATCAACACCATTCCGGTGACCACGGGCAAGCCCGGC contains:
- a CDS encoding cytochrome c oxidase subunit 4: MKIQGKLFIWLSVFILAMAVTYGVWSKEPAGTTALVLAFGLSIMIGFYLAFTARRVDALAQDNKEADVADEAGDVGFFSPHSWQPLSLAVGGALAFMGVIFGWWLLYFSLPVILVGLFGWVFEYYRGENRTQ
- a CDS encoding Ig-like domain-containing protein, which gives rise to MNHTPRIRPVVSCTLLVVTLVAGMTACGASDSHPLAAKPYDAADEISSNTPDGGEKVDPDKPLEVSVDGDDGRITDVTAVDAEGRHLAGELDADGHRWHSTAPLAAGTRYTVKVSMEDDDGAPGSRTLSFGTAAAKRFLKVTFGPQAGTYGVGQPITAQLSAPIADKASRATVERALTVRSTPAVTGSWYWVDDKTLHYRPKEYWPAKASIEVSSGLTGIKVANALYGAPTKALKITTGDRIEAVTDASEHSMTVKRNGEVINTIPVTTGKPGFSTRNGVKVVLGKEYYVRMRGETIGIAEGSSDSYDLPVYYATRVTWSGEYVHAAPWSTGSQGVANVSHGCTGMSTSEAEWFYNTVREGDVVSVVGSEGETMTPFDNGYGDWNLSWAKWQKGSALQNDTPDRMDTVQAARLRPEV